The Sulfurimonas sp. HSL-1716 sequence ACTTATCCAAAACATAGAGGACACGATTACGGCAATTGCCGGACAACGTGCTACTACTGTTATCGCAAAAAAATCTGTTGCAGGTTTTAAAGTGCGTGAAGGTATGCCTGTAGGTGTTAAAGTTACATTACGCGGGGAAAACATGTATAACTTCCTTGATCGTCTGATCTCTATAGCGCTTCCGCGTGTGAAAGATTTCCGCGGTGTTGCTCGTAACGGTTTTGACGGTCGCGGTAACTATAACTTCGGTCTGCAAGAGCAATTGATCTTTCCTGAGGTCAGTTATGATTCTATAATGCAGATCCATGGTATGAACATCACAATTGTAACTACCGGTTCTGATGACAAGCAAGCATTCGCATTACTTACAAAACTAGGTATGCCTTTTGCAAAAGGAAGAGAATAATGGCTAAGAAGTCAATGATCGCGAAAGCGAAAAGAACTCCAAAATTCAAAGTTCGTGGTTATACACGTTGTCAGATCTGCGGTCGTCCGCACTCTGTACTTCGTGATTTCGGTATTTGTCGCGTTTGCTTTAGAAAAATGGCAAATGAAGGGATGATCCCAGGCGTTAGAAAGTCAAGCTGGTAAGAGGCTCGATACTTCTAATCGTTAATAGCAACAAGGAAAATAGATGATTAATGATTTAATTGCAGATGCGTTGACTCGTATTCGTAATGCAGCTATGCGCAGACTTGATGTAACAACACTTGTTCACAACAAATCTGTTGAGGCAATAGCAAATATTTTAGTAGAAAAAGGTTATATTGAAAGTTGTAACGTTGTCGAAGACGGCGTTAAAAAAACTATCAATGTTGTTTTGAAGTATGATGAAAACGGTAAGACTGTAATCAACGAACTTAAACGTATATCTAAACCGGGTCGTCGTGTTTATAAACCGGCATCTGAGATCAAACGTTTTAAAAACGGTTACGGAACGATCATAGTAAGTACATCAAAGGGCGTAATCACTAACGATAAAGCACATGAGCTTAACGTTGGCGGCGAAGTTCTTTGTACAGTATGGTAGGAGGTAGAAGATGAGTCGTATTGGAAAAAATCCTGTAGAATTTTCTTCAGATATCAATGTTAAAGTTGATGGACCTGTTATCACTTTTACAAAAGGCAAAAACAGTGTTGATCTAGATACTAAAGGAAACGTCGGTATCGCTGTTGAAGGAAACACTTTAACTTTTAGCAAAAACTCTGATTCACGTGAAGACCGTGCGTTTTGGGGAACTTACCGTTCATTGGCGGCAAACATTGTAACTGGTCTAACGACTGGATATACTAAATCTTTAGAGATCAATGGTGTCGGTTACCGTGCTGCCGTTAAAGGAAATGTTCTTAACATGCAGCTTGGCTTTTCTCACGATATCGATTATGTGATTCCTGAAGGAATCGAGATCGTTGTTGACAAAAACATCATTACCGTAAAAGGTATAGACAAACAACAACTCGGTCAGATATGTGCGGAGATCCGTGCGTTCCGTCCACCGGAGCCTTATAAAGGTAAAGGTGTTAAATATGTTGGTGAAGTTATCGTGCGTAAAGCCGGTAAAACTTCTAAGAAATAAGGGAGGGTGATAGATGAATGCTAAAGTTATGAAACAGAAATTGGCAAAACGTATTCAACGTAAGCGCCGTATTCGTTCAAAGATATCTGGCAACACTACACTTCCTCGTGTTTCTGTGTTCCGTTCAAACAGATATTTGAGTGCACAGGCTATTGACGATACGAATTCGACGACACTGGCGGCTATTCACTCAAAAGCAAATGGTCTTCGTGCAAACAAAGACGGTGCTGCCGCATTAGGTGCTGCATTCGCTGAGACACTTAAAAAAGCCGGTATCACTACAATTGTTTTCGATCGTAACGGTTACCAATATCACGGTGTTGTAGCTGCGTTTGGTGAAGCACTTCGTGCAAACGAAATTAAGTTCTAGGGGTCATGATGGAAATCAATAGAGAAGATTTTGAAGAATCAATCGTAAATATTGGTCGTGTGACCAAAGTTGTAAAAGGTGGTAGACGCTTTCGTTTTACCGCACTGATCGTTGTCGGTAACAAAAACGGTACTGTCGGTTACGGTGTAGGTAAAGCTAAAGAGGTCCCGGATGCTATTCGTAAAGCAGTTGATAATGCGTTTAAGAACTTAACTACTGTTAAGATTAAAGGCAGTACAATAGCTCACGATATAGAGCATAAATATAACGCAAGCCGTGTTCTTTTGAAGCCAGCTTCAGAAGGTACGGGTGTTATCGCCGGTGGAGCTGCTCGTCCAGTTCTTGAGTTAGCGGGTATCCAAGATATCTTGACTAAATCTATCGGTTCAAACAATCCAAATACTTTGGTACGTGCTACAATCGAAGCTCTATCAAGAATAAAAGGATAAGAAATGGCATTAGAAAACTTGACTCCTGCTCCCGGCTCTGTTGCTAACAGAAAAAGAATAGGCCGCGGACAGGGAAGTGGTACTGGTAAAACTGCCGGTAAAGGTAACAAAGGTCAAAAAGCTCGTACGGGTTACAGCAGAAAACGTAACTTCGAGGGTGGACAACAGCCTTTAGCACGCCGTTTACCAAAAATCGGGTTTACAGTTCTTAACGATAAACCGTACGTGATCAACGTAGAACGCATACCGGCTGTAGCCGAGCTTGCGGAGATCACGATGGAGACTATCCGTTCAGTGCATAAACTTGGAAAATCTGTAACAAAAGTTAAACTTGTCGGTTCGACTGCTAAAGACTTAGCATCTAAAATCAAAGACGAAAACGTTTTAACTACAGGTAAATAATTATGAATAAAAATCTCGTAAATAAGATCCTTATTACGGTTGGTTTTTTATTCATCTACCGCTTACTGGCATATGTGCCGGTACCCGGTGTAGATGCGTCTGTCATCGCCTCTTTCTTCAATAATCATCATAATGATGCTTTAGGTCTAATGAATATGTTCAGCGGTAACGCTGTCAAACGTATGTCGATCATCTCTCTTGGAATCATGCCTTATATCACCGCTTCAATTATCATGGAGCTTTTAGCGGCTACTTTTCCAAATCTTGCGCAAATGAAAAAAGAGCGCGACGGTATGGTTAAATATATGCAGATTATTCGTTATGCGACTATTGTTATTACGATCATTCAGGCTATCGGAGTAAGTATAGGATTACAAAGTATGACGGGACCAAGCGGAAACAGTGCTATC is a genomic window containing:
- the rplE gene encoding 50S ribosomal protein L5, translated to MARLKEKYLSLKPELQKELGIENVMNVPAVEKIMISVGAGFAMKDNKLIQNIEDTITAIAGQRATTVIAKKSVAGFKVREGMPVGVKVTLRGENMYNFLDRLISIALPRVKDFRGVARNGFDGRGNYNFGLQEQLIFPEVSYDSIMQIHGMNITIVTTGSDDKQAFALLTKLGMPFAKGRE
- the rplF gene encoding 50S ribosomal protein L6 translates to MSRIGKNPVEFSSDINVKVDGPVITFTKGKNSVDLDTKGNVGIAVEGNTLTFSKNSDSREDRAFWGTYRSLAANIVTGLTTGYTKSLEINGVGYRAAVKGNVLNMQLGFSHDIDYVIPEGIEIVVDKNIITVKGIDKQQLGQICAEIRAFRPPEPYKGKGVKYVGEVIVRKAGKTSKK
- the rpsE gene encoding 30S ribosomal protein S5: MEINREDFEESIVNIGRVTKVVKGGRRFRFTALIVVGNKNGTVGYGVGKAKEVPDAIRKAVDNAFKNLTTVKIKGSTIAHDIEHKYNASRVLLKPASEGTGVIAGGAARPVLELAGIQDILTKSIGSNNPNTLVRATIEALSRIKG
- the rplO gene encoding 50S ribosomal protein L15, which encodes MALENLTPAPGSVANRKRIGRGQGSGTGKTAGKGNKGQKARTGYSRKRNFEGGQQPLARRLPKIGFTVLNDKPYVINVERIPAVAELAEITMETIRSVHKLGKSVTKVKLVGSTAKDLASKIKDENVLTTGK
- a CDS encoding type Z 30S ribosomal protein S14, with translation MAKKSMIAKAKRTPKFKVRGYTRCQICGRPHSVLRDFGICRVCFRKMANEGMIPGVRKSSW
- the rplR gene encoding 50S ribosomal protein L18, whose product is MNAKVMKQKLAKRIQRKRRIRSKISGNTTLPRVSVFRSNRYLSAQAIDDTNSTTLAAIHSKANGLRANKDGAAALGAAFAETLKKAGITTIVFDRNGYQYHGVVAAFGEALRANEIKF
- the rpsH gene encoding 30S ribosomal protein S8, with the translated sequence MINDLIADALTRIRNAAMRRLDVTTLVHNKSVEAIANILVEKGYIESCNVVEDGVKKTINVVLKYDENGKTVINELKRISKPGRRVYKPASEIKRFKNGYGTIIVSTSKGVITNDKAHELNVGGEVLCTVW